DNA from Paratractidigestivibacter faecalis:
GGAAGAGAAATCAATCGAGATTCCCCCAGTAGTGGCGAGCGAACGGGGAAGAGGCCAAACCGGCCCGAGCGAAAGCCGGGCCGGGGTCGTGGGGCCGTCTACAGTGCGGTTACAAAGCGACGCGCGAGCGGAACCGGATGGGAAGCCGGGCCGAAGGGGGTTAGAGCCCCGTACGCGAAGCGCGACGCCCGCCTGACGGTGCCCGAGTACCGCCGGACACGTGAAACCCGGTGGGAAGCAGGGGGGTCCACCCTCCAAGCCTAAATACTCTCCTGTGACCGATAGCGCACTAGTACCGCGAGGGAAAGGTGAAAAGCACCCCGGGAGGGGAGTGAAACAGCACCTGAAACCGCCTGCCCACAAGCAGTCGGAGCATCGCCTTCGGGCGGTGTGACGGCGTGCCTTTTGTAGAATGAGCCAGCGAGTTGCGGCGCGTGGCGAGGCCAAGCCACGAAGCGAGCCGTAGCGACAGCGAGTCCGAACAGGGCGCTAAGTCGCGCGCCGCAGACGCGAAGCCGGGTGAGCTATCCATGGGCAGGCTGAAGCGGGGGTAAGACCCCGTGGAGGGCCGAACCCACCTAGGTTGAAAACTGGGGGGATGACCCGTGGATAGGAGTGAAAGGCCTATCAAACCCGGAGATATCTCGTTCTCCCCGAAATAGCTTTAGGGCTAGCCTCGGGCGTTTACCATGGGGGGTAGAGCACTGGACTGCCGCGGGGGCCTCACCGCCTACCAACGCAGACCAAACTCCGAATACCCATGGTCCACAGCCCGGGAGTCAGAACATGTGGGCTAAGCTGTGTGTTCGAAAGGGAAACAGCCCAGACCGCCCGCTAAGGCCCCCAAGTCGATGTTGAGTGGCAAAGGATGTGCGTCCGCCCAGACAACCAGGATGTTGGCTTAGAAGCAGCCACCCATTCAAAGAGTGCGTAATAGCTCACTGGTCGAGTGGACATGCGCCGACAATACACGGGGCTAAGCATCGCGCCGAAGCGGCGGACCGGAACCATGCGTTCCGGTGGTAGGGGAGCTTCCCGTGCGCGGGGAAGCCGGGGGACGACCCCCGGTGGAGCGCCCGGGAGTGAGAATGCTGGCATGAGTAACGAGAGCGGGGTGGAAAACCCCGCCGCCGTAAACCCAAGGTTTCCTGGGCGAGGCTAATCCTCCCAGGGTCAGTCGGGGGCTAAGGCGAGGCCGGAAGGCGTAGCCGATGCACAGCGGGCCGACATTCCCGCACCCCCGGAAGGGCGCTATAACCGATGGGGCGACGCAGGAGGGTAGCTGGACGGGGTTCTGGACGTCCCCGCGATGGCGCGTAGGGCGGCTCCCAGTGAAACGCGGGAGCCACGTGAGCCTGAGGCGCCGGACGAAGCCTTGTGGCGAAGCCAGTGAGCCCATGCTGCCGAGAAAAACCCCTAGGGAGCCCGACGGGGCCCGTACCGCAAACCGACACAGGTGGGTGGGTAGAGAATACCAAGGCGATCGGGAGAACTATGGTCAAGGAACTCGGCAAAATCGCCCCGTAACCTCGGGAGAAGGGGCGCCGGCCTGGGTGGGGGGACACGCTCCCCGAGCCCGGTCCGGCCGCAGCGAAAAGGTCCAAGCGACTGTTTACCAAAAACACAGGACTCTGCTGAAGTCGTAAGACGACGTATAGGGTCTGACGCCTGCCCGGTGCCGGAAGGTCACGAGGAGCCGTCAGCGCAAGCGAAGCGGCGAATCCAAGCCCCGGTAAACGGCGGCCGTAACTATAACGGTCCTAAGGTAGCGAAATTCCTTGTCGGGTAAGTTCCGACCTGCACGAAAGGCGTAACGATTTGGACGCTGTCTCGACCATAGGCCCGGTGAAATTGCACTAGTCGTGAAGATGCGACTTACCCGCGGAAGGACGGAAAGACCCCGTGAACCTTTACTGCAGCTTGGCATTGGCTGCCGGGGCGCCGTGTAGAGGATAGGTGGGAGACTTCGAACCCGGGACGCCAGTCCCGGGGGAGTCGCCCTTGGAATACCACCCTCGGCGCCTTGGCATCCTAACCTGCGGCCGTTATCCGGCGCAGGGACCGTGCCAGGTGGGTAGTTTGACTGGGGCGGTCGCCTCCTAAAAGGTAACGGAGGCGCACGTAAGGTCTGCTCGGGACGGTCGGCAACCGTCCTTGAGAGTGCAAGAGCGCAAGCAGGCTTGACTGCGAGACGGACAGGTCGAGCAGGTGGGAAACCAGGTTCTAGTGATCCGGCGGCTCAGAGTGGTATGGCCGTCGCTCAACGGATAAAAGGTACTCCGGGGATAACAGGCTGATCTTCCCCAAGAGTCCACATCGACGGGAAGGTTTGGCACCTCGATGTCGGCTCATCGCATCCTGGGGCTGGAGCAGGTCCCAAGGGTATGGCTGTTCGCCATTCAAAGCGGTACGCGAGCTGGGTTCAGAACGTCGTGAGACAGTTCGGTCCCTATCCTCCGTGGGCGCAGGAGAACTGATGGAGGCTGCCCCTAGTACGAGAGGACCGGGGTGGACGGACCTCCGGTGCACGGGTTGTCGACCAACGGCACCGCCCGGTAGCTGAGTCCGGTTCGGATAACCGCTGAAAGCATCTAAGCGGGAAGCCGGTCCAGAGATGAGTTCTCCCTTCGGTAAGGCCCCTCGTAGACCACGAGGTTGATAGGCCGCAGGTGGAAGCCCCGCGAGGGGCGGAGCCGAGCGGTACTAATCGGCCGAGCTCTTCCTTCGCGACCTTCTGGAGAGGCTTCGATCCCGGTCACGCTGTGCGGCCCTGAGGGCACGGCCACCTGGCCCGCCCGGAACAGCAGAACGCCCCTTGGCGGCCGGCGGCCATGGCAGGGGAGGCACACCCGGACCCATCCCGAACCCGGAAGTTAAGCCCCCGAGCGCCGATGGTACTGCGGAGTAAGTCCGTGGGAGAGCAGGACGCCGCCGGCCACCAAGGGGCATTTTGCCAGGGGAGGCCCCCTCCGCGAGAGCGGAGGGGGCCTCTTCTTATATGTACAGGGGTTGTGCACTATATAGAATGGGGGCCGAGGGGACCTCGCCGTCCCCTCGGCCCCCTATCGGCATGCGGGGGATGGCTGCGGTCAGCCCCCGAGGCCCGGGAGGAGGGGCGTGACGGGACCCTGGGAGAGGGCCGTCACGCGGTGCGTGGCGCGGCTGACGGCGGTGTACATGCGGCGCCTGCACAGGGGCGAGTCCCGGTAGACCTCCGCCTGCGCGTCGGGAATAATCACGTGGTCAAACTCCAGACCCTTGGCAACGCGTAACGGCAGCAGAACGATGCCCGTTGCGGGGAGCGTGGAGTTCTTTCCAAGTACCGTGACCGCGTCGCCCAGCTGCTTTGCCAGCCAACTTGTGCGCGAGTCGCTCTCGGTAATGATGGCCGTAAGGCCAGACTCCTCGCGAGCGGCCTCTGCAAGCTCTCTGAGGCGCGTCAAGAACCCCTCCCGGTCGTCTACTCCAAACTCCTCAACTTGGGGCTTCTCGCCGGCTCTGTGGACGCTGGAGATTTTGAGCTGCGTGTCGTGATCTATGAGGCTGCAGAAGAGCTCAGTGATCTCGGGAGAGGAGCGATAGCTGGTAAGCAGCCGGCACTCCTCCACGGAGTTGTGAGTATCCTCAAAGATTGACTTGATCTGGGGGAACGTTGCCGTTCCCTCCATGATTGCCTGGTTCTCGTCGCCCAAAAGGAGGAAGTGGGCGCGCGAGAAGTGCCTTGCCAGAACCATGAGCTGGCTCTCGGTATAGTCCTGGACCTCGTCGATCATCACGTAGCGGGCGTTCTTGTCGCCGGCTCCGGTAATGAGGAGCTTGAGGTAGAGCCATTCGGTGGCAGAAAGGGCCTGCTGGCCAAGAAGCCTCATGCCAATGCGGTCGAACCTGATCCAGGCAAGGGCATCAATCAGGTCGTGCGCCTCTGCGTAGCGGTGCTCGAGGTACTTCTGGGTAAGGTCCGCCGTCTCCTTCTCGTCGTCGGGGCTGATGGTCTCGCCAAAGATCTGGACCTGCTCGTCCACGTCGAGTCCGAGCATCTCCTCCTGGATCTCATCGTCCTTGGACATCTGCGAGAGACGACGAGAAAGTCGCTCGTGCAGCTCGTCCTTCACCAGGGCGCAGAACCGCGAGCCGATGCCAAAGCGCTCGAACTTCTCGACGGCGCTCTGTACCTGGACGGCCTTGAGAAGCACGGTGTCGCCGAGGCGGATTTCCTTGAGGTCCTCGGGCTCAAGCGCGAGGCTTGGGATGGCCTGCTCAAGGCGGCGGAGCTGTTGGGGGCTGGTCTTCTCGCCAGAATCTCGCTGACCGGCACCTTGGGCCGTAACAAAGTCCTTCCAGGTGAAGACCTGCGGGTTAGACTCGCCCATGGAGGGCAGCACGGTGTCGATGTAGTTCTCAAAGACGCTGTTGGGAGTGAAGAGGTAAACCTGGTCCGGGTTGAGCGTCTTGCGCTCGCGATAGAGGAGGAAGGCGATGCGCTGAAGAAGGACGCTCGTCTTGCCCGACCCCGCAATGCCGTTGACCAGCATGACGGGCACGTCCTCGTGGCGGACGATGCGGTTCTGCTCCCTCTGGATGGTGGCCGTGATGGCCTGGAGCTTCTCTGAGTGATGCTTCTTGAGGGCGCTCAGCAGAAGGGAGTCCTCGATGGCCACCGTGGTGTCAAAGTACATGTTGAGCTTGTCGCGCACGATGTCAAACTGGCGGCGCAGCTCGAGGTTGACCGTGCGCATCTTGCCGTCGACGGAGTAGCTGGTGGGGCCCATCTCGTGGTTGTAGTAGGTCTCGGCGACGGGGCTTCTCCAGTCAACCACCAGGGGAATGGAGTGCTCGTCGGTCATGCCGGCGGCGCCGATGTAGACGTCTCGCGCGGGGCGCCCGGGACGCATCTGGAGCTTGACCTTGGCAAAGTAGGGCTGCATGAGCAGCAGCATCACGCGGCGGAGCTTGTCGACGTTGAAGTCGTGGTACTGGTTGTAGGCGTCGATGACGGAGTTGAGCGTCTCGATTGCCGCCAGGGTCTCCATGGTCTCGTCGGCGCCGCCAAAGTCTAGGCGCACCTCCTCGCTCATGGTGATGAGGTCCTGGGCCGCGCCCGCGTGGCTGCTCTCCAAGTCTGCCGAGATGGCGTCGCGCATCTGCAGCAGCTTTTGGTAAAGGGAGGAGAGGTGCGCCTGCTCCTCCTTAAAGACGGGGTCGTTCTGCTGGTCTAGCTGGTCGGACATGCTGACTGCTCCTACGGTTGCGAGAACAATGAGTTATTAATGCTAGCGC
Protein-coding regions in this window:
- a CDS encoding HelD family protein, whose protein sequence is MSDQLDQQNDPVFKEEQAHLSSLYQKLLQMRDAISADLESSHAGAAQDLITMSEEVRLDFGGADETMETLAAIETLNSVIDAYNQYHDFNVDKLRRVMLLLMQPYFAKVKLQMRPGRPARDVYIGAAGMTDEHSIPLVVDWRSPVAETYYNHEMGPTSYSVDGKMRTVNLELRRQFDIVRDKLNMYFDTTVAIEDSLLLSALKKHHSEKLQAITATIQREQNRIVRHEDVPVMLVNGIAGSGKTSVLLQRIAFLLYRERKTLNPDQVYLFTPNSVFENYIDTVLPSMGESNPQVFTWKDFVTAQGAGQRDSGEKTSPQQLRRLEQAIPSLALEPEDLKEIRLGDTVLLKAVQVQSAVEKFERFGIGSRFCALVKDELHERLSRRLSQMSKDDEIQEEMLGLDVDEQVQIFGETISPDDEKETADLTQKYLEHRYAEAHDLIDALAWIRFDRIGMRLLGQQALSATEWLYLKLLITGAGDKNARYVMIDEVQDYTESQLMVLARHFSRAHFLLLGDENQAIMEGTATFPQIKSIFEDTHNSVEECRLLTSYRSSPEITELFCSLIDHDTQLKISSVHRAGEKPQVEEFGVDDREGFLTRLRELAEAAREESGLTAIITESDSRTSWLAKQLGDAVTVLGKNSTLPATGIVLLPLRVAKGLEFDHVIIPDAQAEVYRDSPLCRRRMYTAVSRATHRVTALSQGPVTPLLPGLGG